A window of the Syntrophothermus lipocalidus DSM 12680 genome harbors these coding sequences:
- a CDS encoding acyl-CoA dehydrogenase translates to MHFRLSEDQQMFKKMVRDFAENEILPTAAERDREQRFDPSIWRKMAELDLCGIPFEQEYGGAGLGYLSYIIAVEELSRVCAATGITLSSHISLCCWPIHEYARPEQKAKYLRMLTSGEKMGAFAMTEPWAGSDASSIRTRCRLEGDEWVLDGTKLFTTNAPYADIYIVMARTGSADDRHRNTCALVVEKGSPGFTFGRQDDKMGIRGSATCQLVFDNCRIPRENLLGQVGEGFAIAMRTLDGGRIGVAAQAVGIAQAAYEYALRYAKERIQFEKPIATFQAIQFKLADMATRIEAARLLTYQAAWLQENGFPYSKESAFAKVFAGDVAMWVTTEAVQVLGGHGYIKDHPVERYMRDAKITQIYEGTAEVQKMVIANHILK, encoded by the coding sequence GTGCATTTCCGACTGAGCGAAGATCAGCAGATGTTCAAGAAAATGGTGAGGGATTTCGCCGAGAATGAGATACTACCGACTGCTGCGGAAAGGGATCGGGAACAAAGGTTTGATCCCAGTATATGGCGCAAGATGGCAGAGCTGGACTTGTGTGGCATCCCGTTTGAGCAAGAGTACGGTGGAGCCGGACTTGGCTATCTCAGCTACATCATCGCGGTAGAAGAATTATCGCGCGTGTGTGCCGCTACCGGCATAACTCTTTCTTCCCATATTTCGCTTTGCTGCTGGCCTATTCATGAATACGCTCGACCAGAGCAAAAGGCGAAGTATCTAAGGATGCTGACGTCAGGCGAAAAGATGGGGGCGTTTGCTATGACGGAGCCTTGGGCGGGGAGTGATGCCAGCAGCATACGAACCCGTTGTCGGCTAGAGGGAGATGAGTGGGTCTTGGACGGCACCAAGTTATTTACCACTAATGCTCCCTACGCGGACATCTACATTGTGATGGCGCGGACAGGCAGCGCCGATGACAGGCACCGTAATACATGCGCCCTGGTGGTTGAAAAGGGTTCCCCGGGGTTTACTTTTGGTAGGCAGGATGACAAGATGGGTATTCGTGGTTCAGCTACGTGCCAACTGGTGTTCGATAACTGCCGCATACCGAGGGAGAACCTGTTGGGACAGGTAGGAGAAGGCTTTGCCATAGCTATGAGGACTTTGGACGGGGGTCGAATCGGAGTGGCAGCTCAGGCTGTGGGTATTGCCCAAGCGGCTTACGAATACGCTCTCAGGTACGCGAAGGAGAGGATTCAGTTCGAGAAGCCAATAGCTACTTTTCAAGCTATACAGTTTAAGCTGGCTGATATGGCGACGAGGATTGAAGCAGCTCGTCTTTTGACCTATCAAGCGGCCTGGCTCCAAGAAAACGGTTTTCCTTACTCCAAAGAAAGCGCCTTCGCGAAGGTGTTCGCTGGCGACGTGGCTATGTGGGTTACTACAGAGGCGGTACAGGTGCTGGGAGGGCATGGCTATATAAAAGACCACCCGGTGGAGCGCTATATGAGGGATGCTAAGATAACTCAGATCTATGAAGGAACGGCTGAGGTCCAAAAGATGGTTATAGCGAATCACATCCTCAAGTGA